A single window of Eucalyptus grandis isolate ANBG69807.140 chromosome 1, ASM1654582v1, whole genome shotgun sequence DNA harbors:
- the LOC120286062 gene encoding protein PGR-like, with protein sequence MEGTHLVQPAVAALVAAFVAARAYRRKSLDLSGALAGFLVMAVHIAAGYRYGAMLLVFFFSSSKLTKVGEEKKREVDADFKEGGQRNCVFAFWNTQAAILFFSGRLGFIMADSGEAKQAEPGNLEETVCSFFRKPSRNKNIRKRDG encoded by the exons ATGGAAGGAACCCACCTGGTCcagccggcggtggcggcgctCGTCGCGGCTTTCGTGGCGGCCAGAGCCTACCGGCGGAAATCGCTCGACCTCTCCGGGGCGCTCGCCGGGTTCCTCGTCATGGCCGTCCACATCGCAGCTGGGTACAG GTACGGAGCCATGCTGCTCGTTTTCTTCTTCAGTTCATCGAAGTTGACCAAAGTCGGGGAGGAGAAGAAGCGCGAGGTTGACGCTGATTTTAAGGAGGGTGGACAGAGAAATTG TGTCTTTGCTTTCTGGAACACACAAGCGGCGATCCTGTTTTTTAGTGGTAGGCTAGGCTTCATTATGGCAGATTCTGGTGAGGCTAAGCAGGCAGAACCAGGAAATTTGGAGGAGACAG TGTGTAGCTTTTTCAGGAAGCCATCAAGAAATAAGAATATCAGGAAGCGGGAtggttga